One part of the Populus alba chromosome 18, ASM523922v2, whole genome shotgun sequence genome encodes these proteins:
- the LOC118034373 gene encoding nucleoid-associated protein At2g24020, chloroplastic yields MASTTAVTAQVTNLNGLCDWKRPFAASLPLGNLNLNANVVGKQLLSWSGKQKSERNYRSFRVIGLFGGKKENSEKSDDAPSKAGIFGNMQNLYETVKKAQMVVQVEAVRVQKELATAEFDGYCEGELIKVTLTGNQQPVRTEITEAAMELGAEKLSLLVTEAYKDAHQKSVQAMKERMNDLAQSLGMPPGLGEGLK; encoded by the exons ATGGCTTCGACGACTGCTGTAACTGCTCAGGTCACAAACCTTAACGGGCTATGCGACTGGAAAAGGCCTTTCGCTGCTTCACTTCCCTTAG GTAACCTGAATTTAAATGCAAATGTTGTTGGCAAGCAGCTGTTGTCTTGGTCCGGCAAGCAGAAATCTGAGCGAAATTACAGATCTTTCCGTGTGATTGGTTTATTTGGAGGGAAAAAGGAGAATAGTGAGAAGAGCGATGATGCACCTTCAAAG GCAGGAATATTTGGAAACATGCAGAACTTATACGAGACTGTAAAAAAGGCACAAATGGTTGTCCAAGTTGAGGCAGTTCGGGTGCAGAAAGAACTTGCTAC AGCAGAGTTTGATGGTTACTGTGAAGGTGAGCTAATCAAG GTAACACTAACTGGCAACCAGCAACCTGTACGGACAGAAATAACTGAAGCTGCAATGGAATTAGGTGCAGAA AAACTTTCACTTTTAGTTACCGAGGCATACAAGGATGCTCACCAAAAGAGTGTCCAG GCCATGAAAGAAAGGATGAACGACCTTGCCCAAAGCCTAGGAATGCCACCAGGACTCGGTGAGGGGTTAAAGTGA
- the LOC118034372 gene encoding serine carboxypeptidase 24 yields the protein MAVQSKTTHLLILCLLLISSLTTALLALTEQQELDRISSLLGQPPVTFSQFSGYVTVNEKHGRALFYYLTEATTTPDKKPLVLWLNGGPGCSSVAYGASEEIGPFLINRTGSSLYMNKYSWNREANILFLESPAGVGFSYTNTSSNLKDSGDKRTAQDALVFLIRWMSRFPQYKYREFYIAGESYAGHYVPQLAKKIHDYNKAYPRPIINLKGFIVGNAVTDTNYDSIGTIAFWWTHSMISDQTYRAILDNCNFTDDKTSKKCDDAVNYAMYHEFGSIDPYSIYTPSCMQLPNSTMRLKNTLFRRRVSGYDPCTENYAEKYYNRPEVQEAMHANVTGIPYKWTACSDVLNKNWKDSEASMLPIYKELIAAGLRIWVFSGDTDSVVPVTATRFSLSHLDLPVKTRWHPWYSGDQVGGWTEAYKGLTFATVRGAGHEVPLFQPERAFILFRSFLGGKELPKS from the exons ATGGCAGTTCAAAGCAAAACCACCCATCTCTTGATCTTGTGCCTCCTTCTCATTTCGTCACTCACCACAGCCCTTCTTGCTTTGACAGAACAGCAAGAACTGGATAGAATCTCGTCTCTCCTTGGTCAACCACCAGTCACATTTTCACAGTTTTCTGGCTATGTTACTGTCAATGAGAAACATGGGCGTGCACTCTTTTACTATTTGACAGAAGCTACAACGACTCCTGACAAGAAACCTCTTGTTCTTTGGCTCAATGGAG GACCAGGTTGTTCATCGGTGGCATATGGAGCATCGGAAGAAATCGGGCCGTTTCTGATAAATAGAACTGGTTCATCTCTTTATATGAACAAATATTCTTGGAATagag AAGCAAATATTTTGTTCCTGGAATCACCAGCTGGTGTGGGATTCTCATACACAAACACAAGCTCAAATCTTAAAGATTCTGGAGACAAAAGGACAG CTCAGGATGCTCTAGTTTTTCTCATCAGATGGATGTCAAGATTTCCTCAATACAAATATAGAGAGTTCTACATTGCTGGTGAAAGTTATGCAG GGCATTATGTCCCCCAGCTGGCAAAGAAAATCCATGATTACAATAAAGCGTATCCACGTCCCATCATCAATCTTAAAGGATTCATT GTAGGAAATGCAGTCACAGATACCAACTATGACAGCATTGGAACTATTGCATTTTGGTGGACACATTCAATGATATCGGATCAGACTTACCGAGCAATTCTTGATAATTGCAATTTCACAGATGACAAAACCTCTAAAAAATGTGATGATGCTGTGAATTATGCAATGTACCATGAATTTGGGAGTATTGATCCATACAGCATTTATACACCATCTTGCATGCAACTTCCAAATAGTACTATGAGGCTGAAGAATACTCTGTTCCGTAGAAGGGTTTCTGGTTATGATCCATGTACTGAGAATTATGCAGAGAAATACTACAATCGACCTGAAGTGCAAGAGGCAATGCATGCTAATGTCACCGGAATTCCTTACAAATGGACTGCTTGCAG TGATGTCCTGAATAAGAACTGGAAGGATTCTGAAGCCTCCATGTTACCCATATACAAGGAGCTGATTGCGGCTGGTTTAAGAATCTGGGTTTTCAG CGGTGACACAGATTCAGTGGTTCCGGTGACTGCCACTAGGTTTTCCCTTAGTCACCTCGATCTCCCTGTTAAAACTAGGTGGCACCCTTGGTACTCAGGCGACCAG GTTGGAGGATGGACAGAAGCTTACAAGGGGCTGACCTTCGCAACTGTGAGAGGAGCAGGCCATGAAGTTCCATTATTTCAACCAGAAAGAGCTTTCATTCTTTTCAGATCATTCTTGGGTGGGAAAGAACTACCCAAATCTTGA
- the LOC118034371 gene encoding LOW QUALITY PROTEIN: uncharacterized protein (The sequence of the model RefSeq protein was modified relative to this genomic sequence to represent the inferred CDS: inserted 2 bases in 1 codon), with protein sequence MLEQLLIFTRGGLILWTCKELGNALKGSPIDTLIRSCLLEERSGAASYNYDAPGAASYTLKWTFHNELGLVFVAVYQRILHLLYVDELLEMVKREFSEIYDPKRVEYFDFDETFRQLRKEAEARAEELRKVKPMGNDGRKQQVVKKGSGGFDGGNKKXNKSDAKEADGDDGKGRKLENGHSNGNHSVVGEGNRGMGLANGKENARSNNGAFDVSKLQKLKSKGVKKPTDTSVVVRKGSKADPKTKVTKKNRVWDDSPKDAKLDFTDPVEENGNENIQVVAADQGESMMDKEEIISSDSEEDEEDEEVGKDSKPDAKKKGWFSSMFQSIAGKANLEKADLEPALKALKDRLMTKNVAEEIAEKLCESVAASLEGKKLASFTRISSTVQAAMEEALGRILTPRRSIDILRDVHAAREQRKPYVVVFVGVNGVGKSTNLAKVAYWLLQHKVSVMMAACDTFRSGAVEQLRTHARRLQIPIFEKGYEKDPAVVAKEAIQEATRNGSDVVLVDTAGRMQDNEPLMRALSKLIYLNNPDLVLFVGEALVGNDAVDQLSKFNQKLADLSTSPNPRLIDGILLTKFDTIDDKVGAALSMVYISGSPVMFVGCGQSYTDLKKLNVKAIIKTLLK encoded by the exons ATGTTAGAGCAGTTGttaatatttactagaggaggaTTGATTTTATGGACATGTAAAGAGCTAGGAAATGCGTTAAAAGGATCGCCGATCGATACTTTGATTCGATCTTGTCTGTTGGAGGAACGATCAGGTGCGGCGTCGTATAATTACGATGCGCCTGGTGCTGCCTCCTACACGCTTAAATGGACTTTCCATAACGAGCTTGGTCTCGTTTTTGTCGCTGTGTATCAGCGAATTCTCCATTTGTTGTATGTGGATGAGTTGTTGGAGATGGTGAAGCGTGAGTTTTCGGAGATTTATGATCCGAAGCGTGTGgagtattttgattttgatgagacTTTTAGGCAGCTTAGGAAGGAGGCGGAGGCGAGGGCGGAGGAGTTGAGGAAAGTGAAGCCGATGGGGAATGATGGGAGGAAGCAGCAGGTGGTGAAAAAGGGTAGTGGTGGGTTTGATggagggaataaaaa aaataagagtgatGCTAAGGAGGCTGATGGTGATGATGGGAAAGGTAGGAAGTTGGAGAATGGACACTCCAATGGGAACCATAGTGTTGTTGGTGAAGGAAATAGAGGGATGGGTCTCGCTAATGGTAAAGAAAATGCGAGATCCAATAATGGGGCTTTTGATGTCAGCAAACTTCAGAAGCTGAAAAGTAAAGGTGTGAAAAAACCTACTGATACTAGTGTTGTTGTTAGAAAGGGTTCGAAAGCGGACCCGAAGACAAAGGTAACAAAGAAGAATAGAGTTTGGGATGATTCACCTAAAGATGCGAAATTGGATTTTACGGATCCTGTGGAGGAGAATGGGAATGAGAATATACAAGTTGTGGCAGCCGATCAAGGTGAAAGCATGATGGACAAAGAAGAGATAATTAGCAGTGACAGCGAGgaggatgaagaagatgaggaaGTTGGTAAGGACAGCAAGCCTGATGCTAAGAAGAAGGGATGGTTTTCATCTATGTTCCAGAG TATTGCTGGTAAGGCAAACTTGGAGAAGGCAGACCTGGAGCCAGCTTTGAAAGCTCTCAAGGATAGGCTCATGACCAAGAATGTG GCTGAGGAGATAGCTGAGAAGCTTTGTGAATCAGTTGCGGCTAGTCTTGAAGGTAAAAAGCTGGCGTCTTTCACAAGGATATCTTCCACAGTGCAG GCTGCTATGGAAGAAGCACTTGGCCGTATTTTAACTCCTAGACGCTCTATTGACATATTGAGGGATGTACATGCTGCAAGGGAACAGAGGAAACcatatgttgttgtttttgttggcgTCAATGGGGTTGGAAAGTCCACAAATCTGGCTAAG GTTGCATACTGGCTTCTGCAACATAAGGTCAGTGTTATGATGGCTGCTTGTGATACGTTTAGGTCAGGAGCTGTTGAGCAGCTGAGGACTCATGCACGCAGACTTCAG ATCCCTATATTTGAAAAGGGCTATGAGAAAGATCCAGCGGTTGTTGCAAAGGAAGCAATTCAGGAGGCTACACGCAATGGTTCTGATGTTGTTCTCGTTGATACCGCTGGCCGAATGCAG gACAATGAACCATTAATGAGAGCTCTCTCAAAGCTAATTTACCTCAACAATCCTGATCTGGTCTTGTTTGTTGGAGAGGCCTTGGTAGGAAATGATGCTGTTGATCAGCTATCAAAGTTCAATCAG AAATTAGCGGACCTATCAACTTCACCCAATCCTAGATTAATTGATGGGATTTTGCTCACCAAGTTTGACACAATCGATGATAAG GTCGGAGCTGCACTGTCGATGGTTTACATCTCTGGCTCACCGGTCATGTTTGTAGGCTGTGGTCAATCTTACACCGATCTCAAGAAGTTGAATGTGAAAGCTATCATCAAGACTCTCCTTAAATGA
- the LOC118034370 gene encoding vacuolar iron transporter homolog 2, whose translation MAATQTSLNIDDARFPLPGQEFEQQATPEVETKDFDYSKRSQWLRAAVLGANDGLVSIGSLMMGVGAVKQDVKAMILTGCAGLVAGASSMAIGEFVSVQSQLDIELAQIRRDKQLRRDSEELPEEEEGEKANLPSPTQASAASALSFALGASVPVLAASFIGQYKLRLGVVVAAVTVALMAFGWLGAVLGKAPTIKSSLRVLIGGWFAMAITFGLTKSIGSTGL comes from the coding sequence ATGGCCGCCACCCAGACATCCCTTAATATTGATGATGCCAGGTTTCCCCTTCCTGGCCAAGAATTTGAGCAACAAGCAACACCAGAGGTTGAAACCAAAGACTTCGACTACTCGAAAAGATCACAGTGGCTACGTGCCGCGGTCCTTGGTGCCAACGATGGTTTGGTTTCCATCGGGTCATTGATGATGGGTGTCGGCGCTGTGAAACAAGATGTTAAGGCCATGATTCTAACCGGGTGTGCTGGTTTGGTAGCTGGGGCTTCTAGCATGGCTATAGGCGAGTTTGTGTCTGTGCAGTCTCAACTTGATATTGAGTTGGCAcaaataaggagagacaagcAATTACGAAGGGACAGCGAAGAACTACCGGAGGAAGAAGAGGGAGAGAAGGCGAATTTGCCAAGCCCAACGCAAGCATCTGCAGCTTCAGCTCTTTCCTTTGCACTTGGTGCATCAGTGCCAGTTCTAGCTGCTTCTTTCATCGGACAGTACAAGTTGAGGCTGGGAGTGGTGGTTGCGGCAGTCACCGTGGCTTTAATGGCTTTTGGGTGGTTAGGGGCTGTGTTGGGGAAGGCACCGACTATTAAGTCATCCCTTAGGGTTTTGATCGGAGGATGGTTCGCTATGGCCATAACCTTTGGCCTAACCAAGTCGATTGGGTCAACTGGGTTATGA
- the LOC118034369 gene encoding probable cyclic nucleotide-gated ion channel 5, whose translation MMFDCGSKSQYLGGGQRDKFVRLDDLDSRLSSPSSAVARNCGFGIEGFRRTGQGADTPSRSFKRGIRKGSEGLKSIGRSLRFGVPRGVFPEDLKVSEKKIFDPQDKFLQFCNKLFLISCILAVSVDPLFFYLPVFSDSETCLGIDRKLATIATTFRTIVDAFYLIRMALQFRTAYIAPSSRVFGRGELVIDPTQIAKRYMQRYFIIDLLSVLPLPQIVVWRFLLRSKGSDVLATKQALLYIILLQYIPRFFRIFPLTSELKRTAGVFAETAWAGAAYYLLLYMLASHIVGSFWYLLAVERNDACWQKNCTAAVKCKKDFLYCGNQGMEDYSDWDSSILNSNCSADDSNQFDYGIYSNALSSGIVSSKKFVSKYCYCLWWGLQNLSTLGQGLQTSTYPGEVIFSIALAIFGLILFALLIGNMQTYLQSLTIRLEEMRVKRRDSEQWMHHRLLPQELRERVRRYDQYKWLETRGVDEENLVQSLPKDLRRDIKRHLCLALVRRVPLFDNMDERLLDAICERLKPCLFTESTYIVREGDPVDEMLFIIRGRLESVTTDGGRSGFFNHSLLKEGDFCGEELLTWALDPKSGVNLPSSTRTVKALREVEAFALIAEELKFVASQFRRLHSRQVQHTFRFYSQQWRTWAACFIQAAWRRYSKRKSLELRRKEEEDEAEADGNRSNMSGGGSYSIGATFLATRFAANALRGVHRNRNAKTARELVKLQKPPEPDFTADDAD comes from the exons TGTGGTTCGAAATCGCAATATCTAGGTGGTGGTCAAAGAGACAAGTTTGTCAG ATTGGATGACTTGGATTCTAGGCTATCATCGCCTTCCAGTGCGGTAGCGAGAAATTGTGGGTTTGGTATTGAAGGATTTAGACGTACTGGTCAAGGAGCAGATACACCATCAAGATCTTTCAAGAGAGGAATCAGAAAAGGGTCTGAGGGACTCAAGTCTATTGGTCGGTCACTTAGATTCGGGGTCCCACGGGGAGTGTTTCCAGAAGATCTTAAAGTGTCAGAAAAGAAGATTTTTGATCCTCAAGATAAATTCCTCCAGTTCTGCAATAAACTGTTTCTCATATCATGTATTCTGGCGGTTTCTGTGGaccctctatttttttatcttccagTTTTTAGTGATTCAGAGACCTGTCTTGGAATAGATCGCAAATTAGCAACTATAGCAACAACTTTTCGAACAATTGTTGATGCTTTCTATCTTATACGCATGGCTCTCCAGTTCCGAACAGCTTACATTGCACCGTCTTCTCGGGTGTTTGGGCGAGGTGAACTTGTTATAGATCCCACACAAATAGCCAAGCGGTACATGCAGAGATATTTCATCATTGATTTGCTTTCTGTCCTTCCCCTACCACAG ATTGTGGTTTGGAGGTTTCTTCTGAGGTCAAAAGGTTCAGATGTCTTGGCTACAAAACAGGCCTTGCTTTACATCATCCTGCTTCAATATATTCCTAGATTCTTTCGAATCTTTCCCTTAACTTCAGAACTAAAAAGGACAGCAGGTGTCTTTGCTGAAACAGCCTGGGCTGGAGCTGCATATTATTTGCTATTGTACATGCTTGCTAGTCAT atagTTGGTTCATTCTGGTACTTGTTAGCAGTAGAACGAAATGATGCATGCTGGCAGAAGAATTGTACTGCTGCTGTAAAATGCAAAAAAGATTTCTTGTACTGTGGCAATCAGGGTATGGAAGATTATAGTGACTGGGACAGCTCCATTCTTAATTCAAATTGTTCAGCAGATGATAGCAACCAATTTGATTATGGAATCTACTCAAATGCTTTGTCTTCTGGCATTGTTTCATCTAAGAAGTTCGTTTCCAAGTACTGTTACTGTTTATGGTGGGGGCTTCAGAATTTGAG TACACTTGGCCAAGGGCTTCAAACCAGCACCTATCCTGGAGAGGTTATATTCTCCATAGCACTAGCCATTTTTGGACTCATTCTCTTTGCTCTTCTGATTGGCAACATGCAG ACCTATCTTCAGTCACTCACTATTCGGTTAGAAGAAATGAGAGTCAAAAGGCGTGACTCAGAACAGTGGATGCACCATCGCCTACTTCCTCAAGAACTTAGGGAACGGGTAAGACGCTATGACCAGTACAAATGGTTGGAAACACGTGGGGTGGATGAAGAGAATTTGGTACAGAGCCTTCCAAAGGATCTTAGGAGAGATATCAAACGGCATCTTTGTTTGGCTTTGGTGAGGAGG GTTCCTTTATTTGATAACATGGATGAGAGGTTGCTTGATGCCATTTGCGAGCGGCTGAAACCATGTCTATTTACAGAGAGCACATACATAGTTCGAGAAGGAGATCCAGTTGATGAAATGCTTTTTATCATACGTGGTCGCCTGGAGAGTGTGACTACAGATGGTGGGAGAAGTGGTTTCTTCAACCACAGTTTACTCAAGGAAGGAGATTTTTGTGGAGAGGAGCTTTTGACCTGGGCACTGGATCCCAAATCCGGTGTCAACCTTCCCTCTTCTACTCGGACAGTGAAGGCACTAAGAGAGGTTGAGGCCTTTGCACTCATAGCTGAAGAGTTGAAATTTGTAGCCAGTCAGTTCAGGCGCCTTCATAGCAGACAAGTTCAGCACACCTTCCGATTTTATTCGCAGCAGTGGAGGACTTGGGCTGCGTGCTTTATTCAAGCTGCATGGCGACGTTATTCCAAGAGGAAGAGTCTGGAGCTTCGTCGGAAGGAAGAAGAGGATGAAGCAGAGGCAGATGGTAACCGTAGCAATATGAGTGGGGGAGGTTCATATAGTATTGGGGCTACCTTTTTGGCAACCAGGTTTGCAGCAAATGCTCTCCGTGGCGTTCATCGGAATCGGAATGCCAAGACTGCCAGGGAATTAGTGAAACTACAGAAACCCCCAGAACCTGATTTTACTGCAGATGATGCAGATTGA